A window from Chiroxiphia lanceolata isolate bChiLan1 chromosome 3, bChiLan1.pri, whole genome shotgun sequence encodes these proteins:
- the BROX gene encoding BRO1 domain-containing protein BROX — protein MTHWFHRNPLKATAPVSFNYYGVATTPAAAKVCNDLRLSRTRLLELFTDSSCNPEMMKNATDLYFSLLQGFILSLDNSSQECKLRYIQNFKWTDTLQGQVPSAQQDAVFELVSMGFNVALWYTKYASRLAGKEDITEDEAKDVHRSLKIAAGIFKHLKESHIPKLITPVEKGRDLEARLIDSYIVQCQAEAQEVTIARAIELKHNPGLIAALAYETANFYQKADQTLSSLDPTYAGKWRKYLNLKSCFYMAYAYCYHGQTLLASDKCGEAIRSLQESEKFFSKAEALCKEYGETKGPGTTAKPSGHLFFRKLGSLIKTTLEKCQRENGFIYFQKVPAEAPQLELKANYGLVEPVPFEFPALNAHWTPETLAAFDLTKRPKDDTAKPKPDEEVKPLKEPDIKPQKDSGCQIS, from the exons ATGACCCACTGGTTCCACCGCAACCCTTTGAAGGCTACAGCTCctgtttcatttaattattaTGGGGTAGCCACCactccagctgcagcaaaggTTTGCAA TGATTTGAGGTTATCCCGAACACGACTCTTGGAGCTGTTTACAGACTCCAGTTGTAATCCAGAAATGATGAAGAATGCAACTGACTTGTACTTTTCACTCCTGCAAG GTTTTATCCTTTCACTGGATAACTCTTCCCAAGAGTGCAAGCTGAGATACATTCAGAATTTCAAGTGGACAGACACGTTACAAGGACAAGTCCCAAG TGCCCAGCAGGATGCAGTGTTTGAACTGGTTTCTATGGGATTTAATGTAGCTCTGTGGTACACAAAATACGCATCAAGACTTGCTGGAAAAGAAGA TATAACAGAAGATGAAGCAAAGGATGTTCACAGAAGCCTGAAGATAGCAGCTGGGATTTTTAAACACCTGAAG GAAAGTCACATTCCAAAATTGATTACACCTGtagaaaagggaagagatttAGAAGCTCGACTTATAGACTCTTACATCGTACAGTGCCAAGCTGAAGCTCAAGAAG tgacaattGCTCGGGCTATTGAGCTGAAACATAATCCAGGACTAATAGCTGCTCTTGCTTATGAAACAGCTAACTTCTACCAAAAAGCTG ATCAAACATTATCTAGTTTGGATCCAACCTATGCAGGAAAATGGAGGAAGTACTTAAACTTGAAGAGCTGCTTCTATATGGCCTAC GCATACTGTTACCATGGCCAGACATTACTGGCGAGTGATAAATGTGGGGAAGCAATCAGATCTCTGCAGGAATCAGAAAAAT TTTTTTCCAAGGCTGAAGCATTGTGCAAAGAATATGGAGAAACCAAAGGGCCTGGGACTACTGCCAAACCTTCTGGACATCTCTTCTTTAGGAAATTAGGAAGTTTGATTAAGACCACACTAGAAAAGTGCCAGAGAGAGAATGGATTTAT CTATTTTCAGAAGGTGCCAGCAGAGGCTCCCCAGCTAGAACTGAAAGCAAACTATGGCTTAGTAGAGCCTGTTCCTTTTGAGTTTCCTGCCTTGAATGCACACTGGACTCCTGAAACACTTGCAGCATTTGATCTCACCAAGAGGCCGAAGGATGACACT GCTAAACCAAAACCAGATGAAGAAGTAAAACCTCTGAAGGAACCAGATATAAAGCCTCAAAAAGACAGTGGATGCCAGATTTCTTAA